The genomic interval CCTCGGTGGGGTCCGGCTTGTTAGGTCCTCGGTCCTGGAAGGCAAGAACGCCCCAGGGTGCCCCGTCTTTGAGTCTGTGCATCTCCTCCCCACAGGAGGTCTGCAGGCAGCCTGTCACTCACACTCGGCCAACACGTAGTCCCCTGGGACTCCTCCTGCAGAGACGAGAGGGGGCTGAGGGGTGTGCTGTTAGTCACTGGCCCTCATCCAGTCACCTCAGTGGGACCGAAGGAGCCCCCGGGGTTCACGCACCATCATCTCTCGCCTGGAGCTGCTGACCAGCTTTCTAGCCCGGCTCCTTGCCTCCCTCACCCCCTGACACTCCTCCAGCGGTGACACCGTAGCCCCCAAGGTCCCCGCACTGACTTCCCAGGGCTCCCGTGGACCGTTCTCAAGGCCCCCAGGGCTCTGCCGCTGCCTTCTCTCTGCGCCCCTTCCCCCACAGAGGCTCGCTCAGGAGCTAGGGACGCGGGTTTGGTGGCTGGCAGGGTGGGGCGCAGTGACCGCTCACCCCCCGGGCACGTGCACGGTCGCTCCGTCGGTGGAAGCGTGCCCTGTCCTCACCTCACCCTCTCCTAAAGAAACCGACTCGTCAAGGCCCTTTGTTGATCCCCGGGAGAGGGCGGTCACTCCTTCTGTGACTCCTGGAGAGTCCCCTTCTGTCTGTCTCAGGACCCTTAGACTCTTCCTTAACCGTGCTCACTGGTGCTCCAGACTCCGCTCCTTACTGGAGTCGGGGTCTGAGGGTAACCGCAGGGTGACCTCCACGCCTCCCCCCTGCGCCACCTCAGAGAGCGCCTGGCAGACCAGCAGGTGCTCAAGAGAAGTTTGCTGGCTTCGGACCCTTGATTCTGAGGGGGACCAGGAGTTCCTGATCTCAAGGAGGCACCGGTGTTCCGCTTTCCCCCGCCCCCCGAAACCCGCTTCCTGCAGAATCAGTGAGTCCTGAGGTCTGTCCTGGAGTCCGGGGCACTGAGagacttcctccttcttcccactCACTCGAAGCCTGCCTTTTCCTTAAGATTCTGAACAGAATTCCGATGACAAAGAGGATGACACAAACAGCGATCGCACTGACGGCTCCGATGACCAGGGTGCTGGACGTCGAGGGCTCTGGAACGGCAAAGGCGAGCTCGAGCTGTGGGTGCCGCCGccgcccacccccctccctgcggCCCCCACTCCTGTCCGTACCCCACGTGGCCGTGAGGGGCTGCTCTAGCCCGGGGTGCTCCACCAGGCAGGCGAATCTGGCCTCCTCCCCGGGGGGCACGGCCACGGCCAGCCGGCCCTGGTACGTCCCGTCCCCATTGGGGAGCACGTCCTGAGGCTCAACGTCCTTGGCGTCCAGTGGCTGCCTGTCCTTCAGCCACTTCATGGTGACGTTCTGGGGGTAgaagttcagagcctgacaccgtAGAGTGGTCGCTGCCGAGGCCACATGATGAGTCACCCTCACCGAGGGAGGAACtggacaggaaggaggaagcaCCTGGAGAGGGGATCTTTCTACCCTCTCCAGGAAGGCTGGAACTTTCACTTCCCCTCCGCTGCGGGTTAGAGGCAGCGATACCCTATTCAGACACAGCGAGCTGCCGGAGAGATGCCATTCTGGGTCCCGGGGTGAGCTGCAGGGCTCAGCCGTGGAGGACCAGGGCCCGGCCCGCCCGCCTGTCCCTGAGGCTTGTGTCTTCTGTGTACGACACTGAACCACAGACAGTCACCCCGTGCGTGGCTCACCAGTGATGGCATACGCACTCCTGGCAATTTCACCTCTTCCAACCCAATAAGGAATCTTGTAAAGAAGGGGCCCCGGAAGACAGTCAGGTGTCAGGACTGTCTCTACTCTGTGACTGTATCTGTGACAGTGACCTTTAGCCTCCAAAGGATCCTGTTACTCTGATTGGTGGGCCCCGTGGGTACTCTCCTGACCTGGCATTCATGTGACAATTGACATCTCTGAATTCCTCCATGGTATAAATAGAGGTTACATCACAAGGTCACAGACTCGAGGTTACATCACAAGGTCACAGAGGTTACATCACAAGGTCACAGACATCACTTCTCTGGCCCGAGGTTACATCACAAGGTCACAGACATCACTTCTCTGGCCACGTGCGTGGTGGAGAAACCGAAGGCCATGACCCTCGGCTGTAAGACGTCTCGGCTCTAAGGTGGAGGCCTCAGACCTCGGGCCCTTCCCAGACAGCCCCACGCCCCGGCCGCCTCTGCGGCCCGAGCCCGGATCTCGCCCCGAGGAGCGCGCGGGGTGGAGGGGGTGCTCCCGCGTACCTCGCCGGGCCAGAGCCCCGGTCCCCAGCGCCAGCAGACTCCGCAGCTGCGCCGGGCAGTCCCTCTCCAGGTAGGCCCTGTTCTGTTTGGCCCGAATCGCGTTCACTTCCCACTCGAGCTTGGTGGCCCGGGCCCTGGGCTCTGCCGCCCTCCAGTCCAGCGTCTCTGGGCGGAATTCAAGGTAGCTCTCCCCGTCGTACCCATACTTCCAGAAGCCCCTGGTGCTGTTGTCCTCTCGAACCTCACAGCCCAGGATCACCTGCAGCGTGTGCGACTCCGACGACACCCCGAGCTTCGTCACTGAAACCACAGGAGTGAGTCCCTCTGTCACTGTGGCCGGGGACCAAACGACCTCACACACACCCCGGTCCCCCAGGACCTCACACTCCCTGCTCTGGCCCCCAGGCGCATCTCGGAGGGAGAGAAATGCTCCGCCCACCCCCAAACCGTGGGGCCCCACCCACATACCCTTGCTGTGGTTGTGATTGTCCATGATGGTCCAGAAGTCCACGATGAACATGTGATCCCAGCCTTTCAGGCCCTGACTCAGCTGCAGCCACAGCTGGCTGGGGGCCCCACCCTCGAGCCACGGGGCGCGGGGCTCTGCCCGGCGACTCTCGTGACTGTAGGACACGAACAGCTGGTCGTCCACGTAGCCCAAGGCCTCGAACAGGGGCAGCCCGAGGTCTGGCACCGAGGCGCCCATGAAGAGGTAGCGCAGGGAGTGGGACCCTGGGGAGAAGGCGACAGGACAGCCCCGTGGGCCCCCAGGGGGATTGGGAGGCATGCCACAGCCCTTCTGAATCAATGCCCGGCACCTGCTGTGTCGTGGCCCACCCCATGAGATGTGGGGTTCCGCGCCTCTCTTCCCGCTGCGACGGGCCTGTCTGCTCTCCCCCCGCGGAGCTGCCAcctttcccagcccccagcctcggCCCTGCTTTTCATGATTCAGACAATCGCCCCTGCAGCCCACAGACTCCGTAAGATCCCAAGTGTCTCTAGCAGGGCAGCTGAGCTCAGGGGTTGATGCTCAGACTGAACGAGACCCGAGTCCAGAAGGCTTTGCTCGTGGGGTTTTTCCCTACTGTTTTCATCTCTAGCCCCTTCCCTGTGTGAGTGTTTGCTGTCCAACGCGGAGAGGGCTGCCGCTGAATCACTCAGAGCAGCTTTACAGCATGAGGACACTTTCAAGGCAGAGGAGAAGCCCCAGTGAGAAGGCGGCCTCTATGCAGCCCGCACGGACCCGCCGCACGGACAGACGACATTTGCCCCATGCTGAGCCTTACCCCCACTGCCACCACTTGGGGGTGACTACGTGGAATCTCAA from Suricata suricatta isolate VVHF042 chromosome 7, meerkat_22Aug2017_6uvM2_HiC, whole genome shotgun sequence carries:
- the HFE gene encoding hereditary hemochromatosis protein isoform X1 — its product is MPPNPPGGPRGCPVAFSPGSHSLRYLFMGASVPDLGLPLFEALGYVDDQLFVSYSHESRRAEPRAPWLEGGAPSQLWLQLSQGLKGWDHMFIVDFWTIMDNHNHSKVTKLGVSSESHTLQVILGCEVREDNSTRGFWKYGYDGESYLEFRPETLDWRAAEPRARATKLEWEVNAIRAKQNRAYLERDCPAQLRSLLALGTGALARRVPPSVRVTHHVASAATTLRCQALNFYPQNVTMKWLKDRQPLDAKDVEPQDVLPNGDGTYQGRLAVAVPPGEEARFACLVEHPGLEQPLTATWEPSTSSTLVIGAVSAIAVCVILFVIGILFRILRKRQASRGVPGDYVLAECE
- the HFE gene encoding hereditary hemochromatosis protein isoform X2 produces the protein MGASVPDLGLPLFEALGYVDDQLFVSYSHESRRAEPRAPWLEGGAPSQLWLQLSQGLKGWDHMFIVDFWTIMDNHNHSKVTKLGVSSESHTLQVILGCEVREDNSTRGFWKYGYDGESYLEFRPETLDWRAAEPRARATKLEWEVNAIRAKQNRAYLERDCPAQLRSLLALGTGALARRVPPSVRVTHHVASAATTLRCQALNFYPQNVTMKWLKDRQPLDAKDVEPQDVLPNGDGTYQGRLAVAVPPGEEARFACLVEHPGLEQPLTATWEPSTSSTLVIGAVSAIAVCVILFVIGILFRILRKRQASRGVPGDYVLAECE